A stretch of DNA from Lysinibacillus sp. B2A1:
TAGTAAATCAACTGCAAGAGAAGTTGGCAATAAAATTGATAAAGTGTTAGGTGAAATTAAGGATATTCAAGCAAATATTGACCGTTCTTCGGACAAAATCGATAATGAGTTGAATTCTTGTTCACGCGAATTAATTAATGCTCAAACGACATTGACTGAAATTCAGCCTCAAGTTGATATGTTGCTAGCGCAAGTTGGTCAAGATGCACCACCTCATGTAAAAGCAATGCTAGATAGTGTGGCTATGGGGATTACAGGTAAGGTGCAAAATGCATTAAATAACTTGGCAGAAGTTCAACGTAATGTAAAAGACGTTGACAAATTAACGGATGAAATTGATTCTTTTACTGATAGTGTTAACAAAAAGATTACTGATATCGACGAGTTAACAGATAGGCTACAAGGATAGGGGGAGCGATAAATGAATTCATATACAGGTGGAGGTCGAATGAATTGGAATAACAATCAGCGAGTTGCTGATTCAGTAGATCACACAGCATCTCAAATCACTTTGGCTTGTGACATGATTTCAAATGCTGGCATTAATTTCGAAGGTATTCAACAAGAATTACTGATGCTTGCGAATCAGCCAAATCCACCAGAGCCTTCGCAATTGATTAGCTTGGCAAACCGCATTCAAACAACGAAACGCCAAGTTGATGATTCTGTACAAAAAGTAAAAGAATTTGCTCGAAACATTGATGCTAAAACAGACGAAATTCAAAAACGTGGCGGTTGGTAAAATATTTGTCTTTACTTAATTAACCTCTTTCAGACGAAATCATATATTATTATGAGCGCATTTTGGCATTATTAGATGATTGAATGTTAATAATGATATCTGATTTCGTTAAGATGATTTATCCTTAAACTGCTTTTCTAAAACAAAAGAAAGTGCAGACAAATGCTGTTTAAATCCTTACCGCATAATGATATAAACAGCTACACAATCTCGAAATAGTGGCTCTTTTGGACTGCTCCATCCCATACATAAAATTGTGACAAATGTAGTTATAAGGGTATTGATGAAAAAACTAGGAGCGATATTCCATTTAACAATGTGAAAAAATTTATTTGAACTGTTTGTATTCCTTCTAATATCCTAATTAGGAGGATTCTTTTATGTCCAACAATAAGCATGGTTTTTGTGGTTATTTAGCAAAAACAGTAGACATGATGCAGACACTGGAAGTTCAGCTGATTTTGACTCATAGATTCACAATTTATTGCACTGAATATTAATAAAATCTAACTTGAAGTAAGGATGCTGCAAAGCGTGGAAAGTTGTGAATATTTGATTTTTTTATAATTTAATTAATTAAAAGGAGCTTATTTATGGCTATTTTAAAGGATCATTCTAGCAAGCCCAGTTGTGAAGTTGAAATTAAATTAATATTAGTTAATGATGAGAGTGTGAAATTTGGTATTGTTTTTCGCACTGGTCCTACTTTCCCAGAGATACATACAGAAATCTCTTGCTTAAAAAGAGATTTTCTAAAATTATTAGATGATCTAAAACGAGTTGATCATACACACCTAAGTATGCTTGAACCCCATGATCCAGGTTTGTGTATTTATCATATTCCTGAATATGGTACCTATTATTTTCCTGACTATGGACTGTTCCAAGTTCCTGAACATGAAAGACAGGAAAATGAGCCTCGTTTTAAATTAATTTTTGTATTAGATGCAAAGGAAAAGAATAATTATGGCTTAAGAGAATGCGGTCCGGCATTATGTTTAATAGTAAAAATGGAACAAATTAATCAATTTGTGGATAGTTTGAAATTGGAAGTAACGACTTTTTCAAACATATAAATATGCATTATCAAATACTTAATAAATCAATGAATTTAATTTTGTTCAGTATTTGTTTAGTACGATGTAGTATGCTATGCATGTAATCTTGTCAAAGTCTTATTTCTAGAAACAGCAGAGAGGACTAGGTATTTCATTTATTTTGAACCTAGTCCTTTTTGTTGTTTCATTTTACCTGATTAATTTGTATAGAGTAGTACCAATCCAATACTATAAGGTAGGGAAATGGCAATAAAGATGCATTAAAGGCAGTATTAGATGATATACAGCAACGAAATATTGTTAGTATCTTTAATTTAGGTGATATACTGTATGGACCGCTTTTCCCGTTAGAAACATATGATTTATTAAAGGGAATGGACATAAAAAGTGTTAGTGGTAATTGCGATCGTATATTGTTACAAGCATCATCAGATAATCTAACTGCGCAATATGTAATAGATATGCTGGAGAATGAGCATAAAAATTGGTTAAACAATCTGCCATTTTCCATTCAGACAGAAGATTTTTATTTCTGTCATGCCTCTCCAAAAAGTGACGAACAGTATTTATTGCATGATATAACGCTCAACGATGCAATTCTTAAGCAACCACAAGATATAATGAATCTAGTCAAGGAAATTCCGCAAAATATCATATTTTGTGGTCATTCTCATTTACCAGACATTGTTTATTTACCAAATGGCAAAGTTATAGTTAATCCTGGAAGTTTCGGTTTGCCTGCATATGAGGAAGAAGAACCCTTCTATTATAAAATGGAGTCGGGGACACCCTTTGCTAATTATACAATTGTGGAAAAACGTGATGGTCGATGGATTTTTGAGCAAATAAATATTACTTATGATGTGACAGATGAGATAAAGCAAAGTGAAAAACTAAATAGACCTGATTGGGCATGTGCACTAAAATTTGGACATGTTTAGAAAATCAAGCTGCAAATTGCTATTATTTGCAGCTTGAGTGATGCTAATTAGTTTTTATAGTACGGTCTTTTTCTATAAGTGCTTTGAACAGATTTTTCTTTTGAATAAAGAGAATAACAGAAGCTTGAATCGTCATGGCTACTATTAGCAGAATAAAGTGTGAATTGTGATAGAAGAAGAAGGACATAAAATAAAATATCGGTGCCGATGATAAGTATGAAATATACTGATTTTTAGTGACCACATAGATGATAGTAGAAAGGCAAGTTGTTACTAGCAGAATCTCAAGTACAATGCCAATGGAAGCACTATCCACGTAATATTGTAATTCATCAATAATTGACATATAAAAAACTCCCTTATAAAGTATTTAAATTGTAATATATTAACAATTTTGGATGTGCTGTTTTACGGAAATTTTCTATAAAAAATACTCCCATTAGCTAAACACAATTTGTCTACCTAATAGGAGCATTCTATTTTCAATGAATTACTTGATTAGATTTCTTCTTGAAAATAAATTTTATAATACTTGCGATTTGTGGCTTCATCATAGCCTACTTCGATTAGTTCATCTACCTGCTCGATATTTTGTACATTGACCTGAATTTCAATATTAGAGTCTAGCTTTATTTTTCGTTTATATTTTTTCTCGGCTTTTTCAAGTGCGCTTTCAGAAATAATTGTTTCATAGGGTTTTACAGAATTTATGATTATATCTCTTTGTGTGGAATCGGTCTTATCAAATACCGTTTCGATATATTCATTTACTTGAAACTCATCTTCATTTCTAAAGTAATCTAGCGTTTTATTTAATAACCCTAGCTTTTCTGTATTTGAAAAATTATCTTCTTTAAGAATATACTTTTTACATTCTGTTAACGCCAAATTCGTTTTGTGATAATATTCATCCGCTGCTTTAATCTTTAAAAAGCGTTCCTGCCAATAGACAATATCCTCTTTTCTCTTCGTTTTTATAAATACAGCAGGCACTTGCTCCTCACCCATATCCACGATGATGGCCATATTATTGATTTTCTTTACATTAATGCCGTCAATACCATGAATAATCATTTTGTTTTGATCATTCTTAACATCTAAAAACATTTCTTTCTCATCAATTTTGACAATAGCAACAATTTTTTTAGCTTCATTCATAAAGAAGCAATTGTCAAACAAGCCGATAAATAATTCACCGCTTTTAATATTAGGGTGCTGAGAGACGCTATATAAATGAGTAGCAATATTTTTGGATTGCTCAAGAAAGCCTTTTTCCTCTTTAAAAATGTTACTTACATATGTATATACCTCATTTAAGGCAATATCAGTTTCATGGAAAAATTCATATTGCTGCTCTAAATCGATTTTGCTAAATGCTAGTTGTGTAAAAGCTGCTTCTAGCATGACCTCGGGTTGTGTAAACGATTCTTCTCCTAGCACAAGTGAGTCACTTATAAAATGGATGATATACTGTGCTAATTTACTTTCACTGACTTCTAGCATATTTCTTCACCTTCTATTTATTCAATGTAGATACTATACCATATCCTATTTTATAAAAGATATTCCTATCTTTTTCTGTTCGTAAATAATTATGCTGGTTGGGAAAGAATGCTTACTGTAAGTTTAAAAAGCTAATGGATAGATAAAGATGGAGTTATAGATATAGACAGCAGTTAGTGAGGGTGATAACTATGTGGGAAAAGGTGATATCCTACATACCAGAATGGAGAGTATTTCTACAAGGGTTTTTGGTATTTCTCATTCCTTATATTCTGTACAAATTGTTTAATGGATTGATACTTCATCTGAAGAAAAATGGAATGCTAGAAATCAAAACAGCAGAAGTGGAAAATCAAAAATGGATAAATTCAAAACATGTTCAGGTTTCGTTCCCTGACTTTACAGGTGATATTACCCAAGACCTCTCATTTATTAGAAATGCAATTGGACATAACTGGGATGTGCATTTTAGAGAGTTTTATCTTGGTAACACTGGTAATCGTGCAGCAATCATTTTTCTAGAAGGATTATCTGATAAAGAGCTAATTGATAAGCATATTTTAACTTCATTAATGGGAGGGTTTTCAGAAACAAAAAATCAAGATTTAACTCCCATTGATTTACAAAAGCATATAACAAATAATGTCCTTACAATAAGTGAGTTAACCGAGGAGCATGATGTTAAAAAATCGGTAGCAAAAGTATTGATTGGATCTACTTTATTAGTAGTGGATGGTATGAAACAGGTGTTTATTTTGGGTACCACAAAAAATAAATCGCGTAATTATGAAGAACCTGTATCGGAGGCATTGGTTAGAGGTCCAAGGATAGGATTTACAGAAACGTTAAGTGATAATACTGCTTTATTACGACAGCATGGAGAAAATTGTGACCTATCCATGATTCCTATCCAGGTTGGTCAGCGCTCCAAAAAAGAATTAGTCATTGCCTATATAAAAGAGATTGCTGATCCTAACTTAGTGGAAGAGGTCAAACATAGAATCAATAAAATTAATATAGATGATGTACCTGAATCAGGCTATATAGAGCAAATGATAGAGGATAATTTCCTCAGCCCATTTACACAAGTACAGAATACAGAACGGCCTGACAGAGTGATGGGGGCTTTGCTAGAGGGACGAGTAGCGATTTTACTTGATGGAACACCATATGCTCTAATCGTTCCTGTTACTTTTAGCATGCTATTGCAATCACCTGAAGACTATTATGAGCGCTGGCTACCCAGTTCATTAATTAGACTGCTCCGATATCTAGCGGCGGGCATTACCCTTTTTGCACCCTCCTTATATATTTCATTTGTCTCTTTTCATCAAGGCTTAATACCGACAAAACTAGCATTGTCCATGATGGGAACAAGAGAAGGGGTTCCTTTTCCTGCAATAATAGAGGCATTG
This window harbors:
- a CDS encoding YfcE family phosphodiesterase, with the translated sequence MQQRNIVSIFNLGDILYGPLFPLETYDLLKGMDIKSVSGNCDRILLQASSDNLTAQYVIDMLENEHKNWLNNLPFSIQTEDFYFCHASPKSDEQYLLHDITLNDAILKQPQDIMNLVKEIPQNIIFCGHSHLPDIVYLPNGKVIVNPGSFGLPAYEEEEPFYYKMESGTPFANYTIVEKRDGRWIFEQINITYDVTDEIKQSEKLNRPDWACALKFGHV
- a CDS encoding spore germination protein yields the protein MWEKVISYIPEWRVFLQGFLVFLIPYILYKLFNGLILHLKKNGMLEIKTAEVENQKWINSKHVQVSFPDFTGDITQDLSFIRNAIGHNWDVHFREFYLGNTGNRAAIIFLEGLSDKELIDKHILTSLMGGFSETKNQDLTPIDLQKHITNNVLTISELTEEHDVKKSVAKVLIGSTLLVVDGMKQVFILGTTKNKSRNYEEPVSEALVRGPRIGFTETLSDNTALLRQHGENCDLSMIPIQVGQRSKKELVIAYIKEIADPNLVEEVKHRINKINIDDVPESGYIEQMIEDNFLSPFTQVQNTERPDRVMGALLEGRVAILLDGTPYALIVPVTFSMLLQSPEDYYERWLPSSLIRLLRYLAAGITLFAPSLYISFVSFHQGLIPTKLALSMMGTREGVPFPAIIEALIMEVAIEILREAGLRLPKPIGPTMGIVGGLVIGEAAVQAGIVSPIMVIVVALTAISSFAIPQYSAGITLRLLRFVSMFFAAIFGLFGVVLFFLFLCSHLVKLKSFGVPYVSPTIPYRASDWKDFMVRMPLMMMKRRPKMLHTKDPIRKD